A single Bacteroidia bacterium DNA region contains:
- a CDS encoding Atg14 domain-containing protein — translation MVQDAKKRNIERIVFLSIIVVLVIALAYTALNRQKVIEYRDRVVKERDSLKTETIDLEKELDEVNKIVISQKGRIRELDSIVAAQNEYIEKQKAQIRAQIQKGNLDKEQIKRLKEQIDQLKYYVEKYQNRIDSLVRENKVLKADLEKFKQDNEELKRKTIEKDDKIAELDIKVKTASILKAEDFKFSMIKENGKEDDDQPFKARKISKIKMRFTIAENKVADKGERTLYIVYINPDGSVSQDMNKGSGKIKTVDGEKTYSTSKTINYTQSAQEVSLVYANPVEYKPGNHTVEVYENGYLIGKGSFKVK, via the coding sequence ATGGTACAAGATGCAAAAAAACGCAATATAGAGCGTATTGTCTTTTTATCCATTATCGTAGTGTTAGTGATTGCATTAGCTTACACTGCACTTAATCGGCAAAAAGTAATTGAGTACAGAGATAGAGTAGTCAAAGAGCGAGATAGTCTAAAAACCGAAACGATTGACTTGGAAAAAGAATTAGATGAAGTAAATAAGATTGTGATTAGTCAAAAAGGTAGAATAAGAGAGTTAGATTCCATAGTAGCAGCACAAAATGAGTACATTGAGAAACAAAAAGCACAGATCCGTGCGCAAATTCAAAAAGGAAATTTGGATAAAGAACAAATCAAAAGACTAAAAGAGCAAATTGACCAACTCAAATACTACGTAGAAAAATATCAAAACAGAATAGATTCATTGGTTCGTGAAAATAAAGTACTAAAAGCTGACTTAGAGAAGTTTAAGCAAGATAATGAGGAACTTAAACGAAAAACGATAGAAAAAGACGATAAAATTGCAGAATTGGATATAAAAGTTAAAACGGCATCTATTCTGAAAGCAGAGGACTTTAAGTTTAGCATGATAAAGGAAAATGGTAAAGAAGACGATGACCAACCTTTCAAAGCACGTAAAATAAGCAAAATCAAAATGCGCTTTACTATTGCTGAAAATAAAGTTGCGGATAAAGGTGAGCGGACTTTATACATTGTCTATATCAATCCTGATGGTAGCGTAAGCCAAGATATGAACAAAGGCAGTGGAAAAATTAAAACTGTGGATGGTGAGAAAACTTATTCTACCTCAAAAACTATAAACTATACTCAATCTGCCCAAGAAGTATCATTAGTATATGCCAATCCAGTTGAGTATAAGCCTGGAAATCACACCGTAGAAGTGTATGAAAACGGATATTTGATAGGGAAAGGGAGCTTCAAAGTTAAGTAG